A stretch of Desulfobacter hydrogenophilus DNA encodes these proteins:
- a CDS encoding STAS/SEC14 domain-containing protein, translating into MPYAFDEIQLTEEPGGTVVTLVFKDKLKKEDYEYFVPQVEKIMESRDKIRMLIQLKDFKGWSVGALWEESKFGVRHFTDIDRLAIVGEKQWEGTMAGFIAPFTGAEVKYFDMMDLPLAKAWVSQP; encoded by the coding sequence ATGCCCTATGCATTCGACGAAATACAACTCACCGAGGAACCCGGCGGCACCGTGGTCACCCTGGTGTTCAAGGACAAGTTGAAAAAAGAGGATTACGAGTATTTTGTCCCCCAGGTGGAAAAAATCATGGAATCCCGGGACAAAATTCGTATGCTGATCCAGCTTAAGGATTTCAAAGGCTGGTCCGTCGGCGCCCTCTGGGAAGAAAGCAAATTCGGCGTCCGTCATTTCACCGATATTGACCGTCTGGCTATTGTAGGGGAGAAGCAGTGGGAAGGGACCATGGCCGGATTCATCGCCCCCTTCACCGGAGCTGAGGTAAAATATTTTGACATGATGGACCTGCCCCTGGCCAAGGCGTGGGTCAGTCAGCCATAG